Proteins encoded in a region of the Triticum dicoccoides isolate Atlit2015 ecotype Zavitan chromosome 3A, WEW_v2.0, whole genome shotgun sequence genome:
- the LOC119267010 gene encoding uncharacterized protein LOC119267010 has protein sequence MQPVEDMDQIVVNRARIDHQTHLHLRTSVVPILIYYNRQPISGKPKDLSQPAGLFPGIVTVSAGNFCHIIAAARSLFPRIPDLFRFEILFPNGTTVDTRNIVVEQGETLTAFFVFGSIGDVNEVRFVDQPVSRNHSIKMFGYYLSPFPPRLPISELCDGFASHPGDRFFRHDCTRSHISARGSAVFNDQERLVGISYERHGLTKALDVEGIRYELLQIYGGMNEMSILQIVEHIRALGEVRAANLAGPS, from the exons ATGCAGCCTGTCGAGGACATGGATCAG ATCGTGGTCAATCGTGCTAGAATTGACCACCAGACGCACCTACACTTGCGTACGTCTGTGGTGCCGATCCTAATCTATTATAACAGACAGCCCATATCGGGTAAGCCAAAAGATTTGAGTCAACCAGCGGGTCTTTTTCCTGGCATTGTTACTGTTTCTGCTGGAAACTTTTGTCATA taataGCAGCTGCAAGGTCACTCTTTCCAAGAATTCCAGATCTATTCAGATTTGAAATTCTCTTTCCCAATGGAACAACCGTAGACACCAGGAACATTGTTGtagaacaaggagaaacattgaccGCTTTCTTTGTCTTTGGTTCAATTGGAGATGTCAATGAAGTGCGGTTTGTTGATCAACCTGTTTCACGAAATCATAGCATCAAGATGTTTGGATATTATCTTAGTCCATTTCCACCAAGGCTACCCATAAGTGAATTATGTGATGGATTTGCCAG CCATCCAGGTGATCGATTTTTTCGACACGACTGCACACGATCACATATTTCTGCTCGTGGGTCAGCTGTTTTCAACGACCAAGAAAGATTGGTTGGCATATCATATGAGCGTCATGGTTTAACAAAGGCCCTGGATGTCGAGGGCATAAGATATGAACTTTTACAGATTTACGGAGGAATGAATGAGATG TCCATTTTGCAGATTGTAGAACATATAAGAGCTCTAGGTGAAGTAAGAGCTGCGAATCTTGCAGGCCCTTCTTGA